The Macaca fascicularis isolate 582-1 chromosome 1, T2T-MFA8v1.1 genome includes a window with the following:
- the SLC6A9 gene encoding sodium- and chloride-dependent glycine transporter 1 isoform X10 translates to MVGKGAKGMLNGAVPNEATKRDQNLKRGNWGNQIEFVLTSVGYAVGLGNVWRFPYLCYRNGGGAFMFPYFIMLIFCGIPLFFMELSFGQFASQGCLGVWRISPMFKGVGYGMMVVSTYIGIYYNVVICIAFYYFFSSMTHVLPWAYCNNPWNTRDCAGVLDASNLTNGSRPATLPSNLSHLLNHSLQRTSPSEEYWRLYVLKLSDDIGNFGEVRLPLLGCLGVSWVVVFLCLIRGVKSSGKVVYFTATFPYVVLTILFVRGVTLEGAFTGIMYYLTPQWDKILEAKVWGDAASQIFYSLGCAWGGLITMASYNKFHNNCYRDSVIISITNCATSVYAGFVIFSILGFMASHLGVDVSRVADHGPGLAFVAYPEALTLLPISPLWSLLFFFMLILLGLGTQFCLLETLVTAIVDEVGNEWILQKKTYVTLGVAVAGFLLGIPLTSQAGIYWLLLMDNYAASFSLVVISCIMCVAIMYIYGHRNYFQDIQMMLGFPPPLFFQICWRFVSPAIIFRLKNATKPSRDWGPALLEHRTGRYAPTIIPSPDDGFEVQPLHPDKAQIPIVGSNGSSRLQDSRI, encoded by the exons ATGGTAGGAAAAGGTGCCAAAGGGATGCTG AATGGTGCTGTGCCCAACGAGGCCACCAAGAGGGACCAGAACCTCAAACGGGGCAACTGGGGCAACCAGATCGAGTTTGTACTGACGAGCGTGGGCTATGCCGTGGGCCTGGGCAATGTCTGGCGCTTCCCATACCTCTGCTATCGCAACGGGGGAG GAGCCTTCATGTTCCCCTACTTCATCATGCTCATCTTCTGCGGGATCCCTCTCTTCTTCATGGAGCTCTCCTTCGGCCAGTTTGCGAGCCAGGGGTGCCTGGGGGTCTGGAGGATCAGCCCCATGTTCAAAG GCGTGGGCTATGGTATGATGGTGGTGTCCACCTACATCGGTATCTACTACAACGTGGTCATCTGCATTGCCTTCTACTACTTCTTCTCGTCCATGACGCACGTGCTGCCCTGGGCTTACTGCAATAACCCCTGGAACACGCGTGACTGTGCTGGTGTGCTGGACGCCTCCAACCTCACCAATGGCTCTCGGccagccaccttgcccagcaACCTCTCCCACCTGCTCAACCACAGCCTCCAGAGGACCAGCCCCAGCGAGGAGTACTGGAG GCTGTATGTGCTGAAGCTGTCAGACGACATCGGGAACTTTGGGGAGGTGCGGCTGCCCCTCCTTGGCTGCCTCGGTGTCTCCTGGGTGGTCGTCTTCCTCTGCCTCATCCGAGGGGTCAAGTCTTCAGGGAAA GTGGTGTACTTCACAGCCACGTTCCCCTACGTGGTGCTGACCATTCTGTTTGTCCGCGGAGTGACCCTGGAGGGAGCCTTCACCGGCATCATGTACTACCTAACCCCACAGTGGGACAAGATcctggaggccaag GTGTGGGGTGATGCCGCCTCCCAGATCTTCTACTCACTGGGCTGCGCGTGGGGAGGCCTCATCACCATGGCTTCCTACAACAAGTTCCACAATAACTGTTACCG GGACAGCGTCATCATCAGTATCACCAACTGTGCCACCAGCGTCTATGCGGGCTTCGTCATCTTCTCCATCCTCGGCTTCATGGCCAGTCACCTGGGCGTGGATGTGTCCCGCGTGGCAGACCACGGCCCCGGCCTGGCCTTCGTGGCTTACCCTGAGGCCCTCACACTACTTCCCATCTCCCCGCTGTGGTCTCTGCTCTTCTTCTTCATGCTCATCCTGCTGGGGCTGGGCACTCAG TTCTGCCTCCTGGAGACGCTGGTCACAGCCATTGTGGATGAGGTGGGGAATGAGTGGATCCTGCAGAAAAAGACCTATGTGACCTTGGGTGTGGCTGTGGCTGGCTTCCTGCTGGGCATCCCCCTCACCAGCCAG GCAGGCATCTACTGGCTGCTGCTGATGGACAACTATGCGGCCAGCTTCTCTTTGGTGGTCATCTCCTGCATCATGTGTGTGGCCATCATGTACATCTACG GGCACCGGAACTACTTCCAGGACATCCAGATGATGCTGGGCTTCCCACCGCCCCTCTTCTTTCAGATCTGCTGGCGCTTCGTCTCTCCCGCCATCATCTTC CGTTTGAAAAATGCCACAAAGCCAAGCAGAGACTGgggccctgccctcctggagcacCGGACTGGGCGCTACGCCCCCACCATAATCCCCTCTCCTGATGACGGCTTCGaggtccagccactgcacccggacaaGGCCCAGATCCCCATTGTGGGCAGTAATGGCTCCAGCCGCCTCCAGGACTCCCGGATATGA
- the SLC6A9 gene encoding sodium- and chloride-dependent glycine transporter 1 isoform X12 produces the protein MVGKGAKGMLVTLLPVQRSFFLPRFSRATPSISLAESVLKVWHEAYNSGLLPQLMAQHSLAMAQNGAVPNEATKRDQNLKRGNWGNQIESLHVPLLHHAHLLRDPSLLHGALLRPVCEPGVPGGLEDQPHVQRLYVLKLSDDIGNFGEVRLPLLGCLGVSWVVVFLCLIRGVKSSGKVVYFTATFPYVVLTILFVRGVTLEGAFTGIMYYLTPQWDKILEAKVWGDAASQIFYSLGCAWGGLITMASYNKFHNNCYRDSVIISITNCATSVYAGFVIFSILGFMASHLGVDVSRVADHGPGLAFVAYPEALTLLPISPLWSLLFFFMLILLGLGTQFCLLETLVTAIVDEVGNEWILQKKTYVTLGVAVAGFLLGIPLTSQAGIYWLLLMDNYAASFSLVVISCIMCVAIMYIYGHRNYFQDIQMMLGFPPPLFFQICWRFVSPAIIFFILVFTVIQYQPITYNHYQYPGWAVAIGFLMALSSVLCIPLYAMFRLCRTDGDTLLQRLKNATKPSRDWGPALLEHRTGRYAPTIIPSPDDGFEVQPLHPDKAQIPIVGSNGSSRLQDSRI, from the exons ATGGTAGGAAAAGGTGCCAAAGGGATGCTG GTGACGCTTCTCCCTGTTCAGAGATCCTTCTTCCTGCCGCGCTTTTCCAGAGCCACTCCTTCCATTTCCCTAGCAGAGTCTGTCCTCAAAGTCTGGCATGAGGCCTACAACTCTGGTCTCCTTCCCCAACTCATGGCCCAGCACTCCCTAGCCATGGCCCAG AATGGTGCTGTGCCCAACGAGGCCACCAAGAGGGACCAGAACCTCAAACGGGGCAACTGGGGCAACCAGATCGA GAGCCTTCATGTTCCCCTACTTCATCATGCTCATCTTCTGCGGGATCCCTCTCTTCTTCATGGAGCTCTCCTTCGGCCAGTTTGCGAGCCAGGGGTGCCTGGGGGTCTGGAGGATCAGCCCCATGTTCAAAG GCTGTATGTGCTGAAGCTGTCAGACGACATCGGGAACTTTGGGGAGGTGCGGCTGCCCCTCCTTGGCTGCCTCGGTGTCTCCTGGGTGGTCGTCTTCCTCTGCCTCATCCGAGGGGTCAAGTCTTCAGGGAAA GTGGTGTACTTCACAGCCACGTTCCCCTACGTGGTGCTGACCATTCTGTTTGTCCGCGGAGTGACCCTGGAGGGAGCCTTCACCGGCATCATGTACTACCTAACCCCACAGTGGGACAAGATcctggaggccaag GTGTGGGGTGATGCCGCCTCCCAGATCTTCTACTCACTGGGCTGCGCGTGGGGAGGCCTCATCACCATGGCTTCCTACAACAAGTTCCACAATAACTGTTACCG GGACAGCGTCATCATCAGTATCACCAACTGTGCCACCAGCGTCTATGCGGGCTTCGTCATCTTCTCCATCCTCGGCTTCATGGCCAGTCACCTGGGCGTGGATGTGTCCCGCGTGGCAGACCACGGCCCCGGCCTGGCCTTCGTGGCTTACCCTGAGGCCCTCACACTACTTCCCATCTCCCCGCTGTGGTCTCTGCTCTTCTTCTTCATGCTCATCCTGCTGGGGCTGGGCACTCAG TTCTGCCTCCTGGAGACGCTGGTCACAGCCATTGTGGATGAGGTGGGGAATGAGTGGATCCTGCAGAAAAAGACCTATGTGACCTTGGGTGTGGCTGTGGCTGGCTTCCTGCTGGGCATCCCCCTCACCAGCCAG GCAGGCATCTACTGGCTGCTGCTGATGGACAACTATGCGGCCAGCTTCTCTTTGGTGGTCATCTCCTGCATCATGTGTGTGGCCATCATGTACATCTACG GGCACCGGAACTACTTCCAGGACATCCAGATGATGCTGGGCTTCCCACCGCCCCTCTTCTTTCAGATCTGCTGGCGCTTCGTCTCTCCCGCCATCATCTTC TTTATTCTAGTTTTCACTGTGATCCAGTACCAGCCGATCACCTACAACCACTACCAGTACCCAGGCTGGGCCGTGGCCATTGGCTTCCTCATGGCTCTGTCCTCCGTCCTCTGTATCCCCCTCTACGCCATGTTCCGGCTCTGCCGCACAGACGGGGACACCCTCCTGCAG CGTTTGAAAAATGCCACAAAGCCAAGCAGAGACTGgggccctgccctcctggagcacCGGACTGGGCGCTACGCCCCCACCATAATCCCCTCTCCTGATGACGGCTTCGaggtccagccactgcacccggacaaGGCCCAGATCCCCATTGTGGGCAGTAATGGCTCCAGCCGCCTCCAGGACTCCCGGATATGA
- the SLC6A9 gene encoding sodium- and chloride-dependent glycine transporter 1 isoform X4 has product MVGKGAKGMLNGAVPNEATKRDQNLKRGNWGNQIEFVLTSVGYAVGLGNVWRFPYLCYRNGGGAFMFPYFIMLIFCGIPLFFMELSFGQFASQGCLGVWRISPMFKGVGYGMMVVSTYIGIYYNVVICIAFYYFFSSMTHVLPWAYCNNPWNTRDCAGVLDASNLTNGSRPATLPSNLSHLLNHSLQRTSPSEEYWRLYVLKLSDDIGNFGEVRLPLLGCLGVSWVVVFLCLIRGVKSSGKVVYFTATFPYVVLTILFVRGVTLEGAFTGIMYYLTPQWDKILEAKVWGDAASQIFYSLGCAWGGLITMASYNKFHNNCYRDSVIISITNCATSVYAGFVIFSILGFMASHLGVDVSRVADHGPGLAFVAYPEALTLLPISPLWSLLFFFMLILLGLGTQFCLLETLVTAIVDEVGNEWILQKKTYVTLGVAVAGFLLGIPLTSQAGIYWLLLMDNYAASFSLVVISCIMCVAIMYIYGHRNYFQDIQMMLGFPPPLFFQICWRFVSPAIIFFILVFTVIQYQPITYNHYQYPGWAVAIGFLMALSSVLCIPLYAMFRLCRTDGDTLLQRLKNATKPSRDWGPALLEHRTGRYAPTIIPSPDDGFEVQPLHPDKAQIPIVGSNGSSRLQDSRI; this is encoded by the exons ATGGTAGGAAAAGGTGCCAAAGGGATGCTG AATGGTGCTGTGCCCAACGAGGCCACCAAGAGGGACCAGAACCTCAAACGGGGCAACTGGGGCAACCAGATCGAGTTTGTACTGACGAGCGTGGGCTATGCCGTGGGCCTGGGCAATGTCTGGCGCTTCCCATACCTCTGCTATCGCAACGGGGGAG GAGCCTTCATGTTCCCCTACTTCATCATGCTCATCTTCTGCGGGATCCCTCTCTTCTTCATGGAGCTCTCCTTCGGCCAGTTTGCGAGCCAGGGGTGCCTGGGGGTCTGGAGGATCAGCCCCATGTTCAAAG GCGTGGGCTATGGTATGATGGTGGTGTCCACCTACATCGGTATCTACTACAACGTGGTCATCTGCATTGCCTTCTACTACTTCTTCTCGTCCATGACGCACGTGCTGCCCTGGGCTTACTGCAATAACCCCTGGAACACGCGTGACTGTGCTGGTGTGCTGGACGCCTCCAACCTCACCAATGGCTCTCGGccagccaccttgcccagcaACCTCTCCCACCTGCTCAACCACAGCCTCCAGAGGACCAGCCCCAGCGAGGAGTACTGGAG GCTGTATGTGCTGAAGCTGTCAGACGACATCGGGAACTTTGGGGAGGTGCGGCTGCCCCTCCTTGGCTGCCTCGGTGTCTCCTGGGTGGTCGTCTTCCTCTGCCTCATCCGAGGGGTCAAGTCTTCAGGGAAA GTGGTGTACTTCACAGCCACGTTCCCCTACGTGGTGCTGACCATTCTGTTTGTCCGCGGAGTGACCCTGGAGGGAGCCTTCACCGGCATCATGTACTACCTAACCCCACAGTGGGACAAGATcctggaggccaag GTGTGGGGTGATGCCGCCTCCCAGATCTTCTACTCACTGGGCTGCGCGTGGGGAGGCCTCATCACCATGGCTTCCTACAACAAGTTCCACAATAACTGTTACCG GGACAGCGTCATCATCAGTATCACCAACTGTGCCACCAGCGTCTATGCGGGCTTCGTCATCTTCTCCATCCTCGGCTTCATGGCCAGTCACCTGGGCGTGGATGTGTCCCGCGTGGCAGACCACGGCCCCGGCCTGGCCTTCGTGGCTTACCCTGAGGCCCTCACACTACTTCCCATCTCCCCGCTGTGGTCTCTGCTCTTCTTCTTCATGCTCATCCTGCTGGGGCTGGGCACTCAG TTCTGCCTCCTGGAGACGCTGGTCACAGCCATTGTGGATGAGGTGGGGAATGAGTGGATCCTGCAGAAAAAGACCTATGTGACCTTGGGTGTGGCTGTGGCTGGCTTCCTGCTGGGCATCCCCCTCACCAGCCAG GCAGGCATCTACTGGCTGCTGCTGATGGACAACTATGCGGCCAGCTTCTCTTTGGTGGTCATCTCCTGCATCATGTGTGTGGCCATCATGTACATCTACG GGCACCGGAACTACTTCCAGGACATCCAGATGATGCTGGGCTTCCCACCGCCCCTCTTCTTTCAGATCTGCTGGCGCTTCGTCTCTCCCGCCATCATCTTC TTTATTCTAGTTTTCACTGTGATCCAGTACCAGCCGATCACCTACAACCACTACCAGTACCCAGGCTGGGCCGTGGCCATTGGCTTCCTCATGGCTCTGTCCTCCGTCCTCTGTATCCCCCTCTACGCCATGTTCCGGCTCTGCCGCACAGACGGGGACACCCTCCTGCAG CGTTTGAAAAATGCCACAAAGCCAAGCAGAGACTGgggccctgccctcctggagcacCGGACTGGGCGCTACGCCCCCACCATAATCCCCTCTCCTGATGACGGCTTCGaggtccagccactgcacccggacaaGGCCCAGATCCCCATTGTGGGCAGTAATGGCTCCAGCCGCCTCCAGGACTCCCGGATATGA
- the SLC6A9 gene encoding sodium- and chloride-dependent glycine transporter 1 isoform X5, whose amino-acid sequence MVGKGAKGMLVTLLPVQRSFFLPRFSRATPSISLAESVLKVWHEAYNSGLLPQLMAQHSLAMAQNGAVPNEATKRDQNLKRGNWGNQIEFVLTSVGYAVGLGNVWRFPYLCYRNGGGAFMFPYFIMLIFCGIPLFFMELSFGQFASQGCLGVWRISPMFKGVGYGMMVVSTYIGIYYNVVICIAFYYFFSSMTHVLPWAYCNNPWNTRDCAGVLDASNLTNGSRPATLPSNLSHLLNHSLQRTSPSEEYWRLYVLKLSDDIGNFGEVRLPLLGCLGVSWVVVFLCLIRGVKSSGKVVYFTATFPYVVLTILFVRGVTLEGAFTGIMYYLTPQWDKILEAKVWGDAASQIFYSLGCAWGGLITMASYNKFHNNCYRDSVIISITNCATSVYAGFVIFSILGFMASHLGVDVSRVADHGPGLAFVAYPEALTLLPISPLWSLLFFFMLILLGLGTQFCLLETLVTAIVDEVGNEWILQKKTYVTLGVAVAGFLLGIPLTSQAGIYWLLLMDNYAASFSLVVISCIMCVAIMYIYGHRNYFQDIQMMLGFPPPLFFQICWRFVSPAIIFRLKNATKPSRDWGPALLEHRTGRYAPTIIPSPDDGFEVQPLHPDKAQIPIVGSNGSSRLQDSRI is encoded by the exons ATGGTAGGAAAAGGTGCCAAAGGGATGCTG GTGACGCTTCTCCCTGTTCAGAGATCCTTCTTCCTGCCGCGCTTTTCCAGAGCCACTCCTTCCATTTCCCTAGCAGAGTCTGTCCTCAAAGTCTGGCATGAGGCCTACAACTCTGGTCTCCTTCCCCAACTCATGGCCCAGCACTCCCTAGCCATGGCCCAG AATGGTGCTGTGCCCAACGAGGCCACCAAGAGGGACCAGAACCTCAAACGGGGCAACTGGGGCAACCAGATCGAGTTTGTACTGACGAGCGTGGGCTATGCCGTGGGCCTGGGCAATGTCTGGCGCTTCCCATACCTCTGCTATCGCAACGGGGGAG GAGCCTTCATGTTCCCCTACTTCATCATGCTCATCTTCTGCGGGATCCCTCTCTTCTTCATGGAGCTCTCCTTCGGCCAGTTTGCGAGCCAGGGGTGCCTGGGGGTCTGGAGGATCAGCCCCATGTTCAAAG GCGTGGGCTATGGTATGATGGTGGTGTCCACCTACATCGGTATCTACTACAACGTGGTCATCTGCATTGCCTTCTACTACTTCTTCTCGTCCATGACGCACGTGCTGCCCTGGGCTTACTGCAATAACCCCTGGAACACGCGTGACTGTGCTGGTGTGCTGGACGCCTCCAACCTCACCAATGGCTCTCGGccagccaccttgcccagcaACCTCTCCCACCTGCTCAACCACAGCCTCCAGAGGACCAGCCCCAGCGAGGAGTACTGGAG GCTGTATGTGCTGAAGCTGTCAGACGACATCGGGAACTTTGGGGAGGTGCGGCTGCCCCTCCTTGGCTGCCTCGGTGTCTCCTGGGTGGTCGTCTTCCTCTGCCTCATCCGAGGGGTCAAGTCTTCAGGGAAA GTGGTGTACTTCACAGCCACGTTCCCCTACGTGGTGCTGACCATTCTGTTTGTCCGCGGAGTGACCCTGGAGGGAGCCTTCACCGGCATCATGTACTACCTAACCCCACAGTGGGACAAGATcctggaggccaag GTGTGGGGTGATGCCGCCTCCCAGATCTTCTACTCACTGGGCTGCGCGTGGGGAGGCCTCATCACCATGGCTTCCTACAACAAGTTCCACAATAACTGTTACCG GGACAGCGTCATCATCAGTATCACCAACTGTGCCACCAGCGTCTATGCGGGCTTCGTCATCTTCTCCATCCTCGGCTTCATGGCCAGTCACCTGGGCGTGGATGTGTCCCGCGTGGCAGACCACGGCCCCGGCCTGGCCTTCGTGGCTTACCCTGAGGCCCTCACACTACTTCCCATCTCCCCGCTGTGGTCTCTGCTCTTCTTCTTCATGCTCATCCTGCTGGGGCTGGGCACTCAG TTCTGCCTCCTGGAGACGCTGGTCACAGCCATTGTGGATGAGGTGGGGAATGAGTGGATCCTGCAGAAAAAGACCTATGTGACCTTGGGTGTGGCTGTGGCTGGCTTCCTGCTGGGCATCCCCCTCACCAGCCAG GCAGGCATCTACTGGCTGCTGCTGATGGACAACTATGCGGCCAGCTTCTCTTTGGTGGTCATCTCCTGCATCATGTGTGTGGCCATCATGTACATCTACG GGCACCGGAACTACTTCCAGGACATCCAGATGATGCTGGGCTTCCCACCGCCCCTCTTCTTTCAGATCTGCTGGCGCTTCGTCTCTCCCGCCATCATCTTC CGTTTGAAAAATGCCACAAAGCCAAGCAGAGACTGgggccctgccctcctggagcacCGGACTGGGCGCTACGCCCCCACCATAATCCCCTCTCCTGATGACGGCTTCGaggtccagccactgcacccggacaaGGCCCAGATCCCCATTGTGGGCAGTAATGGCTCCAGCCGCCTCCAGGACTCCCGGATATGA
- the SLC6A9 gene encoding sodium- and chloride-dependent glycine transporter 1 isoform X1: MVGKGAKGMLVTLLPVQRSFFLPRFSRATPSISLAESVLKVWHEAYNSGLLPQLMAQHSLAMAQNGAVPNEATKRDQNLKRGNWGNQIEFVLTSVGYAVGLGNVWRFPYLCYRNGGGAFMFPYFIMLIFCGIPLFFMELSFGQFASQGCLGVWRISPMFKGVGYGMMVVSTYIGIYYNVVICIAFYYFFSSMTHVLPWAYCNNPWNTRDCAGVLDASNLTNGSRPATLPSNLSHLLNHSLQRTSPSEEYWRLYVLKLSDDIGNFGEVRLPLLGCLGVSWVVVFLCLIRGVKSSGKVVYFTATFPYVVLTILFVRGVTLEGAFTGIMYYLTPQWDKILEAKVWGDAASQIFYSLGCAWGGLITMASYNKFHNNCYRDSVIISITNCATSVYAGFVIFSILGFMASHLGVDVSRVADHGPGLAFVAYPEALTLLPISPLWSLLFFFMLILLGLGTQFCLLETLVTAIVDEVGNEWILQKKTYVTLGVAVAGFLLGIPLTSQAGIYWLLLMDNYAASFSLVVISCIMCVAIMYIYGHRNYFQDIQMMLGFPPPLFFQICWRFVSPAIIFFILVFTVIQYQPITYNHYQYPGWAVAIGFLMALSSVLCIPLYAMFRLCRTDGDTLLQRLKNATKPSRDWGPALLEHRTGRYAPTIIPSPDDGFEVQPLHPDKAQIPIVGSNGSSRLQDSRI; this comes from the exons ATGGTAGGAAAAGGTGCCAAAGGGATGCTG GTGACGCTTCTCCCTGTTCAGAGATCCTTCTTCCTGCCGCGCTTTTCCAGAGCCACTCCTTCCATTTCCCTAGCAGAGTCTGTCCTCAAAGTCTGGCATGAGGCCTACAACTCTGGTCTCCTTCCCCAACTCATGGCCCAGCACTCCCTAGCCATGGCCCAG AATGGTGCTGTGCCCAACGAGGCCACCAAGAGGGACCAGAACCTCAAACGGGGCAACTGGGGCAACCAGATCGAGTTTGTACTGACGAGCGTGGGCTATGCCGTGGGCCTGGGCAATGTCTGGCGCTTCCCATACCTCTGCTATCGCAACGGGGGAG GAGCCTTCATGTTCCCCTACTTCATCATGCTCATCTTCTGCGGGATCCCTCTCTTCTTCATGGAGCTCTCCTTCGGCCAGTTTGCGAGCCAGGGGTGCCTGGGGGTCTGGAGGATCAGCCCCATGTTCAAAG GCGTGGGCTATGGTATGATGGTGGTGTCCACCTACATCGGTATCTACTACAACGTGGTCATCTGCATTGCCTTCTACTACTTCTTCTCGTCCATGACGCACGTGCTGCCCTGGGCTTACTGCAATAACCCCTGGAACACGCGTGACTGTGCTGGTGTGCTGGACGCCTCCAACCTCACCAATGGCTCTCGGccagccaccttgcccagcaACCTCTCCCACCTGCTCAACCACAGCCTCCAGAGGACCAGCCCCAGCGAGGAGTACTGGAG GCTGTATGTGCTGAAGCTGTCAGACGACATCGGGAACTTTGGGGAGGTGCGGCTGCCCCTCCTTGGCTGCCTCGGTGTCTCCTGGGTGGTCGTCTTCCTCTGCCTCATCCGAGGGGTCAAGTCTTCAGGGAAA GTGGTGTACTTCACAGCCACGTTCCCCTACGTGGTGCTGACCATTCTGTTTGTCCGCGGAGTGACCCTGGAGGGAGCCTTCACCGGCATCATGTACTACCTAACCCCACAGTGGGACAAGATcctggaggccaag GTGTGGGGTGATGCCGCCTCCCAGATCTTCTACTCACTGGGCTGCGCGTGGGGAGGCCTCATCACCATGGCTTCCTACAACAAGTTCCACAATAACTGTTACCG GGACAGCGTCATCATCAGTATCACCAACTGTGCCACCAGCGTCTATGCGGGCTTCGTCATCTTCTCCATCCTCGGCTTCATGGCCAGTCACCTGGGCGTGGATGTGTCCCGCGTGGCAGACCACGGCCCCGGCCTGGCCTTCGTGGCTTACCCTGAGGCCCTCACACTACTTCCCATCTCCCCGCTGTGGTCTCTGCTCTTCTTCTTCATGCTCATCCTGCTGGGGCTGGGCACTCAG TTCTGCCTCCTGGAGACGCTGGTCACAGCCATTGTGGATGAGGTGGGGAATGAGTGGATCCTGCAGAAAAAGACCTATGTGACCTTGGGTGTGGCTGTGGCTGGCTTCCTGCTGGGCATCCCCCTCACCAGCCAG GCAGGCATCTACTGGCTGCTGCTGATGGACAACTATGCGGCCAGCTTCTCTTTGGTGGTCATCTCCTGCATCATGTGTGTGGCCATCATGTACATCTACG GGCACCGGAACTACTTCCAGGACATCCAGATGATGCTGGGCTTCCCACCGCCCCTCTTCTTTCAGATCTGCTGGCGCTTCGTCTCTCCCGCCATCATCTTC TTTATTCTAGTTTTCACTGTGATCCAGTACCAGCCGATCACCTACAACCACTACCAGTACCCAGGCTGGGCCGTGGCCATTGGCTTCCTCATGGCTCTGTCCTCCGTCCTCTGTATCCCCCTCTACGCCATGTTCCGGCTCTGCCGCACAGACGGGGACACCCTCCTGCAG CGTTTGAAAAATGCCACAAAGCCAAGCAGAGACTGgggccctgccctcctggagcacCGGACTGGGCGCTACGCCCCCACCATAATCCCCTCTCCTGATGACGGCTTCGaggtccagccactgcacccggacaaGGCCCAGATCCCCATTGTGGGCAGTAATGGCTCCAGCCGCCTCCAGGACTCCCGGATATGA